tttttttttctcaattcaaAATCATATTGTTTGACCAGAAACTCTTTCCCTTGATCCTTGCTGCAATAAGGCAAGCGAATAATATCATCTCCTTACCTGTCTATCAAGAAAAATCATCAAACCGGCTATATAATATCCACGACCATGTTCAGAATGTAAACAAACATGGCGGACTCCGCGTTCACAACACTGCCCTGAAAACCTTCCTCCCACCGACTGATATGCCCCCACGTTGACCTCGAGGAAACTCCCAGAGTACACTGTACTCTTCCTTCTTGTCATGTCTCTCACTTTAAACCGTGGGCAAGACACAACTCCACCAAATAGCTTGCAACCCAATGACCCCTCAAATAAAGACACGGACTCCTGCTGCCCATGCGGTGCCTGTGACCGCACTGTTACCTGGGATCAGCTAGGTGTTGAATGTGAATCTTGTGGACAGTGGTTCCATGCAAAATGCCAGGATATCGGCAGTGGATCCTACGACCTCCTTGGCAAAAGCGATGTCACCTGGCACTGCGTTGTTTGCGCCAATGCCAGCTACAGTACCATTGCCTTTGACTTGCATGGTGTAGGTACCACCCATCTCTGTGAAATATCTGACAGTCGTCACAGTGACACATCCAATTGCTCCAACATAAACAGCCCCTTCAAACCACTCCATACTTCCACACCCTCTAGAGCAAGTAAGCAAGACAAACACAGCAGACGACCCCTCCGCTTCCTAAATGTGAACTGCTACTCTATCGTTGGTAAGGTAGCCGAATTCAGCAACCTTGTCCAAGCCACAAGACCAGACATCATTGTCGGCACAGAATCATGGCTGAACCAGTCCCATTCCAACGCAGAAATCTTCCCCAGGGGATTCAACATCTATCGCATAGACAGACCACCAGGTGAATGGGACAAAGAGAATGCGGGAGGTGTTTTTATCCTTGTCTCAGAAAACCTGACCTCCCATGAGATGCCCGAACTCTCCGCGGGTTACGAAAACCTTTGGGTGGAGATCAAGATGAAAGGACGGTGCACACTACTAGTTTGCTGCTtctaccacccccacacagagtACACCGAGAGCATGAACGCTTTTGTGAAATCTGCCCCTCTTGCTTCGCATTCGTACAAGAATACCATCATCGTCGCCGGTGGCGATTTTAACCTGCCAGGCTGGCACTGGCCCACCAAGACGCTAAAGAAGGGATGCCCCAAACCAGAGATCCACCGACAGTTCATGCACGCCATCGATGATGTAGGCTGGGAGCAGATGGTAATGGAGCCAACAGAAGGAAACAATACCATGGACCTGTTCCTCACAAACCACCCCAACCTCGTCCCAAGAACTGAAACACTCCCCGGCATTGCTGACCATGACACAGTGTACATGGAGATGCAGATCCATCCCCCAAAGAAACGCCAACCCCAGCGACTCATTCCCATCTACACTGAGGAATGTGAGGAGCCACTAAAAGAGGCAGCACAGAAGGTGAATGACCACATTATGACCACCTTTGACGAGAggagcagtgttgaggaagtATGGTCTGAAATCCGCAATTGGCCTGAGCCAGGCCTTCTCAGACCACGTCCCCCATAAACAAACCAGATCCAAATCAAGCCTCCCCTGGGTTGACTATGAGACCAAGAAACTCATACGTAGACGAGACAGGATCTACAAGCGCATAAAGAAAAATGGAGTTGAGGTCCTACAACAGGAATTCAAGGCACTTAAGCGCCTCATCCAGAAACGTCTACGTCGCGCCTACTGGAGACACGTAGGGTAGGACTGATCTCTGATGAAGGTGAAAGCCAGACAACCTCCAAGAAGAAGTTCTGGAGCTTCATTAAAGCAAGAAGAACAGAAGGAATGGGCATCTCTCCACTTAAAGAAGCCGGGAAACTTGTCTCCGACCCCAGGGAGCAAGCACAGATCCTGAACACCCAGTTCCACTCTGTATTCAGCCCCAAAGACACCATCACAGCTGAAGAGTTTGAACAGCGGTGCCCCCATGGACCAAAACTTCCAGACTATCCAGCATGCGACGATATCAACATCATAGAAGATGGAGTGAAGAAACTCCTGCTCAGCCTTGACCCCAATAAAGCCTGTGGCCCAGACGGCATTACTCCCAGACTTTCGAAGATGGTCGCAGAGGAGATCACTCCAGCCCTCACCCTGCTGTACCGCATCTCATACTCCTCTGGCACCCTGCCACAGGACTGGAAACAGGCCAACATCACACCTGTATTTAAAAAGGGAGAAAGATATAATGCAGCCAACTACCGCCCCATCTCCCTCACTTGCATGGCCTGCAAGCTGATGGAACATATCATCACCAGCCACATCATGTCCCAATTCGAGAACAATGAGATTCTCTGTTCAGAGCAGCACGGCTTTCGACGCGGACGGTCATGTGAGACTCAACTCTTAGGGTATATGGATGAAGCGACCAGAGAGATTGAGAAGGGAAACCAGGAGAACACTATCGTCCTCGACTTCTCAAAAGCATTCGACAAAGTTAGCCATACCCTACTTGTCCACAAACTACGTCGCTACGGCATCAGAGGCCGCACCTATGCCTGGATCAAGGACTTCCTTGCGGACAGACAGCaagctgtggtggtggagggaacaaGATCTGACTTCCTACCTGTGGAATCCGGCGTCCCCCAAGGCTCGGTCCTAGGGCCGAGTCTTTTTCTCCTATACATAAACGACCTTCCTGAAGGCATCAAGTCGAGAATCCGCCTATTTGCCGACGACACCATGTGCAGCAAgaccatcatgaagaaaaaaGACGAGCGAGTGCTGCAAGAAGACCTACACTCCCTTGCCACCTGGGAGGAGAAGTGGTCCATGGAGTTCCATCCGCAGAAGTGCTCAACGCTGAGAGTCTCTCGGAAGCGGAACAAGATTGCCCCTGTGTGTAGCTACATGGACAAAACCTGGAGAATGTCGACACCACTAAGTACCTTGGTGTCAACATCCAGGACAACATGCAGTGAGAATCTCACATTGACTCCATCACAAAGAAAGCCAGCAAGACTCTAGGCTTCGTCCGGCGCAACCTCAAGATCGGCAACAAGAAGGCcaaggaaactgcgtacaaagcccttgttcgccCGCTTCTTGAATACACAGCCACTGTCTGTGAT
This genomic interval from Babylonia areolata isolate BAREFJ2019XMU chromosome 8, ASM4173473v1, whole genome shotgun sequence contains the following:
- the LOC143284959 gene encoding uncharacterized protein LOC143284959, with amino-acid sequence MCDELCSWFHAKCQDIGSGSYDLLGKSDVTWHCVVCANASYSTIAFDLHGVGTTHLCEISDSRHSDTSNCSNINSPFKPLHTSTPSRASKQDKHSRRPLRFLNVNCYSIVGKVAEFSNLVQATRPDIIVGTESWLNQSHSNAEIFPRGFNIYRIDRPPGEWDKENAGGVFILVSENLTSHEMPELSAGYENLWVEIKMKGRCTLLVCCFYHPHTEYTESMNAFVKSAPLASHSYKNTIIVAGGDFNLPGWHWPTKTLKKGCPKPEIHRQFMHAIDDVGWEQMVMEPTEGNNTMDLFLTNHPNLVPRTETLPGIADHDTVYMEMQIHPPKKRQPQRLIPIYTEECEEPLKEAAQKVNDHIMTTFDERSSVEEVWSEIRNWPEPGLLRPRPP